The genomic DNA TGGAACTCATAGAAAGAGACACAACTAGAAAGGGATGATCATGATGAAACCACCAAAAATCGCCGTGATCGGCAGTTCCTCCATGGATCTGGTCGTAACGGCCGACAGACGTCCGGGAGCAGGGGAAACCATCCTCGGAGAAGCATTCAGTACCGTACCCGGAGGAAAAGGCGCGAACCAGGCAGTAGCGGCTGCGAGACTCGGGGCCGACGTTCATATGATCGGCAGGGTCGGAGATGACCCATATGGTCAGGAGATCGTTGCAAACCTGAAAGCAAACGGAGTCATCACTGACTATGTGGAACCGGTTACAGATGCAAGTAGCGGAACGGCTCACATCGTATTGGCAGAAGGAGATAACAGCATCATCGTCGTCAAAGGAGCCAACGATCATGTAACCCCATCATATGTAGAAAAAGCTCTTTCCCTTTTAAAAGAGTGCGATTTGGTCATGATCCAGCAGGAAGTTCCTGAAGAAACCGTGATCGAGACAGCCAGACTGTGCAAGGAGATCGGAGTGCCACTGTTGCTGAATCCGGCTCCGGCAAGGGAGATCCCCGATACAGTGATAGAACAGGCCGCCTATCTGACACCGAACGAGCATGAAGCGGGACTTTTATTCCCTGGAGTCCCATTATCGGACGTGCTGAGGAAATATCCGAACAAGCTCTTCATCACAGAAGGCTCTGCCGGTGTACGCTATTATGACGGTGCAGAAGAGAAACTCGTTTCCTCCTTCAAGGTGGAGGCGGTGGATACAACAGGGGCAGGAGATACATTCAATGCAGCCCTTGGGGTGGGAGTGGCCGAAGGGAAACCCCTTGAGGAGAGCCTTCGTTTTGCCAATCGGGCTGCATCCATTTCCGTTACAGGCTTCGGTGCCCAAGGCGGAATGCCCACTCGTGAAGAAGTCGAGAGGGGGCTCGCGGAATGAAGCGAAACGGAATACTCAATAGTGAAATCGCCAAAGTACTGGCCGACCTGGGGCATACCGATACAATCGTCATCGCTGATGCAGGGCTCCCCATTCCCCCTCATGTGAAGAAGATCGACCTGGCATTAAAAGGAGGGGTTCCATCCTTCCTTGATGTGGTGGATATTCTCATGGACGAGATGGTGGTGGAGCGACTGACAGCTGCCAGCGAGCTGGAACAGAATCCCCAAGTTCATCAGGGACTGCAAAAGCGCTTTGAACAAATCGAATACACGTCTCACGAAGAGTTGAAGCATCAGCTCCAATCGGCAAGGGCCGTCATACGCACAGGTGAAATCACCCCGTATGCCAACTGCATCCTGCATGCCGGTGTAACGTTCTAAAAGGAGGGAATCACATGGAAATCCGCATGGATCATATTCATAAAGCCTTCGGTCAAAATAAGGTACTGGAAGGAGTGGACATCCATATCCGTGGTGGGGAAGTCCACGCATTGATGGGGGAGAATGGAGCAGGGAAGTCCACCCTCATGAACATTTTGACGGGCCTTCATAAGAAAGATCAGGGTACCATCACCATCGACGGGGTGGAAAAGACCTTTGATAATCCAAAACAGGCAGAAGAGTTCGGCATAGCCTTCATCCACCAAGAATTGAATATCTGGCCTGAGATGACGGTGCTCGACAACCTCTTCATCAATAAAGAACCGATTACGTCATTCGGGCTCATTCAAACCCAAAAAATGAAAGCGGTTGCTAAGAAGCAATTCGATCGCCTCGCCATCTCCATCCCTCTTCATAAGGAAGCGGGGAAGTGCTCGGTGGGTGAGCAGCAGATGATTGAGATCGCCAAGGCACTGATGACCGACGCGAAAGTGATTATCATGGATGAACCGACCGCAGCGCTCACGGATAGGGAAATCGAGAAGCTCTTCGATGTAATCCGTTCCCTAAAGGAGTCGGGCGTCTCTATCGTATATATTTCTCACCGGATGGAAGAAATCTTCACCATCTGCGACACCATCACCGTCATGCGAGATGGGCGGACGGTAGACACGACCCCGATTCCTGAAACGAACTTCAACGACGTAGTCAGAAAAATGGTCGGCAGGGAATTGACCGATCGATTCCCGGAGAGAAACAGTAACCCCGGGGCAACCATCCTGGAAGTCAAAGGGCTGACGCGAAAAGGTGTGTTTGAAAACGTCAGTTTCCAAGTTAGGGAAGGGGAAATCGTCGGGGTGTCGGGACTGATGGGTGCCGGACGCACAGAAATCATGCGTACCATTTTCGGTCTTGATGGCAAATACGAAGGGGACATCCTGGTGGCTGGTAAAAATGTTACCGTCAAGAACCCGAATCAAGCGGTGGAACTCGGACTTGGCTTCATCACAGAGGATCGGAAAGAAGAGGGTCTCATCCTTGATTTCTCCATCAAGGATAACATCGTCCTCCCGAGTCTCTTCAGTTTCACCAAGAACGGGATGATCAAGGACAAACAGGAGGAAGAATTCGTCGAACTCCTGATCAAACGTCTGACAATCAAAACAGAATCCGCCATGACCTCCGCGAAGAACCTCTCCGGTGGGAACCAGCAGAAGGTCGTCATCGCCAAGTGGATCGGGATCGGTCCGAAAGTTCTCATCCTGGATGAACCGACAAGGGGAGTCGATGTGGGAGCGAAGCGGGAAATCTACCAGCTCATGAATGAACTGACGGACCGAGGAGTCGCCATCATCATGGTCTCATCAGAACTTCCTGAAGTACTGGGAATGAGTGATCGGGTGATCGTCATTCACGAGGGCAGGGTGTCAGGTGAAGTAACAGGTAAAGATGCAACGCAGGAAAAAATTATGACGCTGGCAACAGGAGGTCAGATCAATGAATAACACACTCAATCGAACCAATCACGTAGGAAGCTTCATGCAGAAGCTCGGACCATTCTTGGGACTGCTCGTCCTGATCGTGACCGTTTCCATCATTAATCCTAGTTTCCTTGAACCTTTGAACTTATTGAATCTTTTACGTCAAGTGGCGATCAACGCTTTGATTGCATATGGAATGACCTTCGTGATCCTGACAGGAGGAATCGATCTTTCCGTCGGGTCCATACTCGCACTCTCAAGCGCACTGATGGCAGGGATGATGGTATCCGGTCTCGATCCGATCCTGGCCGTCCTCATCGGATGTATTCTTGGGGCCATCATGGGAGCAGTCAATGGCCTTCTCATCACCAAAGGGAAGATGGCTCCGTTCATCGCTACCCTGGCAACAATGACCATGTTCCGCGGATTGACCCTGGTTTACACAGACGGGAATCCGATCACGGGTCTTGGAGACAACTATGCCTTCCAACTGTTCGGAAGAGGCTATTTCCTCGGAATCCCAGTACCGGCCATCACCATGTTGCTGGCATTCGCCATTCTCTGGGTGATCCTTCACAAGACTCCGTTCGGACGTAAGACATATGCCATCGGAGGCAATGAAAAAGCAGCCCTTATTTCAGGTATCAAAGTATCAAGAGTGAAAATCATGATCTATTCACTCGCCGGCTTGCTTGCCGCACTGGCAGGGGCCATCCTCACGTCACGGTTGAACTCCGCCCAGCCGACAGCAGGGACATCTTATGAGCTTGACGCCATTGCGGCCGTCGTGCTTGGAGGAACATCCCTATCAGGTGGACGCGGGTTGATTGTCGGTACACTGATCGGTGCCCTGATCATCGGGACGCTGAATAACGGACTAAACCTACTCGGCGTATCATCCTTCTTCCAAATGGTCGTGAAGGGGATCGTCATCATCATCGCCGTATTAATTGATCGAAAGAAAGCAGCATAGGAGGTTCCACATGAAAAAACTGATTGTACTTATGATGAGTATCTCCCTCGTATTCCTGGCAGCATGTTCCCTTCAGCCGCCTGAATGGGCGAAGCCCAGTGGCAAAAAGGATCCGAAAGATCTGAAGATCGGTCTATCCGTTTCGACCTTGAATAACCCGTTCTTCGTCTCCATCAAAGAAGGGGTCCAGAAAGAAGCAAAGGCGCAGGGCATGAAAGTCATCGTCGTCGATGCCCAGAACGATGCAGCCAAGCAGATCAATGACGTGGAAGATTTGATTCAACAAGGCGTCGATCTTCTTCTCATTAACCCGACAGATTCATCGGCCATCTCTACAGCCGTACAGTCTGCCAACAGCATCGGAATTCCAGTCGTCACCCTTGACCGTTCAGCAGATAAAGGCGACGTGGCGACCCTCGTCAGTTCTGATAATGAAAAGGGCGGGGAAATGGCCGCCGACTATCTAATCAAAGAATTGGGTGAAGGAACAAAAGTGGCCGAACTCGAAGGGGTACCTGGAGCATCCGCTACCCGTGAACGGGGAGCAGGCTTCCATAACCTTGCTGACGACAAGCTTGACGTAACCGCGAAGCAGACTGCCAACTTCGACCGGACCCAAGGACTCAATACGATGGAAAACATCCTACAGGGTAATCCGGATATCAAGGCGGTCTTCGCCCATAATGATGAAATGGCCCTCGGTGCCCAACAGGCGATCCAGAGCTCAGGAAGGGATGTACTCGTCGTTGGATTCGACGGAAATGAAGATGCCCTGAAGAGCATTGAAGAAGGGAACCTGTCAGCTACCGTCGCTCAACAGCCGGAAGAGATCGGCAAGCTCGCCGTGCAGGCAGGAGCCGATGTGTTGAATGGGAAAAAGGTTGACAAAATGATTCCCGTTCCTTTGAAATTAGTCACAAAAGACAAAGAGTGAATGAACAAAAAATGCCCCGACGGTCATCCCGTCGGGGCATTTTTTTGTCTGATGTGTATACATCAGGCCCTATCATGAAGGTGGATACTATGGCTGGCAAGGAGGCGGTCCCTAAAATCCCTGCTGACGCGTCTTGAGTCATAGGCGCACACTGAGAGGAGATTCTCTTCTGCGACGATGACATCCGCCTGTTCTTCTGAGTGGAGGAGCTTGCTCACTTCGCTTTCGTCCCTCCATTCGATATGTGCCCAGGTTCTATAACGCATTTCGGGGTCGAATTCGCCTTTGAACAGGGTGGGAAGAAGATCCGGGATGGAGTTGATCCGAAAGTCTCCGTGTGCATAGTAGAATTCGTAATTATTGAGAAACCTGACCTGGTCGAGTTCAGGTGCTGTCAGTTTTTGAGCTAACTTAAGAACGATCATAGGAGCCATCCGGTCGCTTTCGACGATGATGGTGCATTCGTTTTGACGAAGTCCGGCGATGACATAGTCCACAACGTTGGAAACGTATTGTTCCTGATTGGTGAAGAAGTATGCGACGTGCCCTTTGGTAAGGCTGCGGAGGTCCGAGACCTCTTGTACTTCGATTTGCTTCAATTTTGCACCCCATTTGGTTTGTGAGACGTATTCCGTCAATGTTGTGGCGTCCCGTTTAGTTAAGTGTAACACAAAATATATTTGGAAAAGTAGGTTTGTGGAAATTATTGAAAATAAGTTTGGTTTATATTAATCCGGTTTACTAGATAGTTGGAAAAGGATTGTAGTGAGAGTGGTTCGTTCCGTTCCGCTGCGTGTGGCCGCTTTCCACGGGGCTTGCGGTGAGCCTCCTCATTCTTGCGGGGTCTCACCCTGCGCGCTATTCCCGTAGGAGTCGTCCACCCTCCGCTGCACTGCACTCTGCGGTGAAGAGTGGTGAGGTGAAAACATGATTTGCCTCAGCATAAGGATGGTGGTGATGGTGACAAATACGTTCCTACTAGGGGGATAGCAGTGGAAGTGGTTCGTTCCGTTCCGCTGCGTGTGGCCGCTTTCCACGGGGCTTGCGATGAGCCTCCTCATTTTTGCGGGGTCTCACCCTGCGCGCTATTCCCGTAGGAGTCGTCCACCCTCCGCTGTACTGCACTCTGCGGTGAAGAGGGCGAGGTAAAAACGTGATCTTACCCAGCATATGGTGGTGATGGTGACAAATCCGATCCTGCTCTTTTATTTGGAGGGGGATAGCGGTGGTAGTGGTTCGTTCCGTTGCGCTGCACTCTGCGTTGAAGAGTGGTGGGGTGGAAATGTGATCTGCCTCATCAAATAGATGGTGGTGATGGTGCCAAATCGGTTCCTACTCTTTTATTTGGAGGGGATAGCAGTGGGAGTGGTTCGTCCCGTTTTGCTACACATACACTTCACTAAGGTAATAGGTGTTTCCTCTATTAATAGATGAAGCCACGTTAAGAAGAGTTGAGATGAGCCCCCATCGCATTCATCACTCTTCCAAGATTAATTCTCCATACAAAAAAGGCTGATCCACCACTGAAACCAGTGTGAGTCAGCCTTTTTAAACGCATCATGCAAAGGATCGGAAATTCCGTCCCCAAATTTCATGCATGGAATGGACGGTGATGAATGCTTCTTTATCGGTTGCCTGGATGTAGGTCTTGAGTTTGGAAAAGTCCTTGCGCTCCAGGATGGTGGTGATGACTTCCTTATCATCTTCCGAAAACCCGCCTCTGGCAGAATGGACAGTGGCCCCTTTATGGAGTTCGTGAATGATGAACCCACGGATGTCTTCACTCTTCTCGCTGATGATGACCACTTCTTTCCGCTCATTGAAGAACTGGATGCTTTTATCGACCAGCAGTCCTTTCAGGATCAATCCGAAGAATGCGTACAACCCGGTCTGCAGTCCGAACAAGAAAGCGGAGGCGAGGACGATGAGTACATCGGACAGAAGGACGGCGGTGCCGAGTTCAACATTGATGTACCTGTGAAGTACCTGGGCCAATACCCCTGTTCCTCCGGCAGATGCTTCCTGATAGAAGATCATGGCGACGCCCACGGCACCGAGCAAGGTTCCGATCACAACCTGCACAAGGACATCGGGACTGATCGGCTGGTGGACAGGGAAGAATGATTCCATTCCCCAGACAAACCCATTAAGGATCAGGGTGGCGATCACGGATCTGATCCCGAATGCAGGACCGATCAAAATCAGGCCGAGGAGGAAGAGAGAGGCATCCAAGGCGAGCATCAAGGCTCCCACAGGGAGGTTGATGATTTCCGCTAGGACGATCGCCGCTCCGCTCGTGCCTCCAAGGGCAAGGTTATTTGGCGTCAGGAAAAAATGTATATTCAGGGCCATGAGGAAGGCGCCTATGACGATGATAAGATAGGTTTTAAATAATTTCATATGGTGGAGCAAGCTCCTTTCCTAAAAAGGTTCCATCCCGATTATAAAGAGCCTGAGGAGTGAAGTAAACGGAGAAAAGCGATGTAAGCATTTACTTATAAAAGTTTATATAGTGAGTTTTTTCAGACTATATTTTCCTTAGGATCTGTATTGACATTTATTGATCACGACATTAATATTTAAACAGGTTAAATATTATAGTGTATAAGAAAGGGGGCAGGCCATGAAACAGAATGATGTCCCTCCTGGCTATATTGAAAGGCTTTTTAAAGCATTTTATATAACCAACAGGCAAATACAGCAGGATATGGCACAGTCATTCAAAGAACTTCATCTTACGGGACCGCAATTCTACATCTTGTATCTCCTCTGCCAAGAAGGTGGTGCGAAACCGACCGAGTTGGCCGATAAGCTTGAGGTGAAACCGAGTGCGATCACGGTGATGGTCGATCGGCTGATCAAGGGGGGCCTGGTACGGAGGGAGAGGGATGAGGATGATCGCAGGATCGTCAAGTTGGATAGTACGGAGGAAGGAAGGGCAATCTTTGAGAAAGCGAAGGTTATTCGGAAAGGGATTTTTACCCGGTACTTATCCTATTTGGAAGAAGCGGATATCGAGCAGCTGGTGATGACATATGAAAAGCTCGCTGCCATTATAGAACATACAAAAGGAGAGAATGAACGTGTCAGAACAACAAACAGGTATCAATAGGCGCCTGGTCTTGACCGGTCTGATCATCGGGATGTTCTTCAGTGCCCTTGAGCAGACCGTTGTGGGAACGGCGATGCCGACCATCATTGCGGAACTGAATGGATTTTCCATCTTTGCCTGGGTCACGACCGCCTACTTGATCACATCCACGGTCGTCACACCCATTGTCGGGAAGCTGTCGGATTTATATGGAAGAAGGCTGCTTTATTTAATTGGTGTCATTATCTTTATTATAGGATCAGGCTTGTGTGCTACAGCTAGTACTATGGAACAGCTTGTATTTTATCGCGGCCTTCAGGGAATCGGGGGAGGCATGATCATGCCACTATCCCAGACGATCATCGGAGATATTTTCTCCGCTGAACAGCGCGCGAAGTGGCAGGGAGTATTCGGTGCGTTATTCGGCCTCAGCTCTGTCATCGGCCCCTTCATTGGTGGTGTTATCGTTGACAGCATCAGCTGGCACTGGATCTTCCTGATCAATGTACCGTTTGGGTTCCTTTCGGCCATCCTTCTTTATATCGGGCTGAAGAATGAAAACCTTGGTCGTAAAATAGAGAAAGTCAGCATTGACTATCTTGGTATCATCACATTGGTGCCGGGACTCGTGATGCTACTGCTTGTCCTGAACTTCGGCGGTGACAAATTCGCCTGGACGTCCGGAACGAGCATCCTCCTATTCGGTGGAGCCCTTCTTTTCTTAGTCGTATTCGGCTTAGTCGAGAAGAAGGCGAAGGAGCCGATTTTGGATCTGAGTTTATTCAAGAATCGCGTCTTTGCCACAACGAACGCCCTTGGGTTCCTTCTCGGACTAGGCATGTTCGGAGCCATCATGTTTGTCCCGATGTTCATGCAGGGGATCTTGGGTGTGACACCTACCCAGGCGGGATCAACCATGACGCCGATGATGATCGCCTTGATCGTCGCAAGCATCATCGGGGGCAGGCTACTGTTGAAGCTGAAGTTCCGTACAGTCCTGACGACTGGGATGCTCATCACGGTTCTAGGCTTCCTGCTCATGAGCACGATGGGACCCGAATCGAAGGAATTCACCGCTTATCTCTATATGGTGGTGATGGGCTTCGGGATGGGGCTTGTGATGCCGACCTTGATGATTGCCATCCAGAATGAATTTCCAAAGTCCCGTTTGGGGGCTGTTACATCGGCTTCGACTTTCTTCCGTTCGATCGGAGGAACGATCGGTATCACCGTATTGAACGCGGTAATGAATCAATCTCTTCAAGGAAATATGAAGGATGTTGCAGCTAGCGAATCAAATACGGCAGTTGCACAAGTCCTCAAGGCATTGAGTGATAAGACAGACAGCTTGTTCGGAGTCCTTGTGACCCCTGATGTTCTTCAACTGCCTCAAGAAATCGGGAAAGCTGTTATTTCAGCTGTTGAAATGGCATGGTCGGATGCGTTCACGACCGTTTTCCTGACAGGTTTGATCTTCATCAGTGTCGGCGTATTCGTCGCATTATCAGTAGGTAGTGGCAGGATCAAACGGGACCATGAAATTGAAAATGAGCAAAAAGAAGCATCGATGGATCCCGCCTATACGGAATAAGCCCTTCTCACCTGATTCCTTCATGGAGTCAGGTGTTTTTTCCTTTCTATAAGATTTAATTTTCAGAAAATATATTGACATGGGAGGGGGAAAGGCGGTATGTTTTGAATAGTTACATATAACATAATTTTGATGAATCGGTATTTTAACGTTATATAAAAAATAGTGGGAAGGTGGCGGTGCGGGTGATCCTGCATGAAGTGGAAACGGTGGACCGTGAAACAATGGAAACCCTGCAGTGGAACAGGCTGAAACAAACGCTTGCCGCGGTCTATGAACATGTACCCCTTTACCGGAAGAAGTTTGATGAGCATCAGGTCCATCCTGCCGATCTGCATTCTTTGTCAGACATCAAAATGTTACCGCTTACAAATAAAGCCGACCTCCGCTCTCAGTACCCTTTCGGTATGTTTGCCGTACCGAAGGAGAGCATGGTCAGGATCCATGCTTCGTCTGGAACGAGCGGGAAACCCACGGTTGTAGGGTATACCAAGCGGGACCTTGAGATGTGGAGCGACATCGTCGCAAGGGCCATCGCGGCAGGCGGCGGGAAACCCGGAAGTATCCTTCACAATGCCTACGGGTACGGTTTGTTCACGGGAGGGCTGGGACTTCATTATGGAAGTGAACGTTTGGGGATGACGACGGTCCCTGTTTCCGGTGGCAACGCAGCAAGACAAATCACCCTTCTGGAGGATTTCCATCCATCCATCATCTGCGGGACGCCTTCCTATATCCTGACCATTGCCGAAACAATGGAGTCTCAAGGGAAGGATCCGGCAGGACTTTCCTTGGAGTATGGGATATTCGGGGCTGAGCCATGGTCAGAGACGATGCGGATGACGCTTGAGAAGAAGCTCGGGATCAAAGCGTGCGATATCTACGGACTGAGCGAGGTCGTCGGACCGGGTGTCGCCATGGAATGCCATGAAGCGCAGGATGGTCTTCATATCGCAGACGATCATTTCCTAGTGGAGGTCATTGATTCCGTGACACTCGAGCCGCTTGGTGAAGGAGAATTCGGTGAGCTCGTGTTCACGAGTTTGACGAAGGAAGCATCCCCGATCATCCGGTACCGGACCGGTGACATTGCCTCCATTACGAAGGAGCAGTGCCGATGCGGCCGCACGACGACGAGGATGTCAAGGGTGAAGGGGAGGGTGGATGACATGATGATCATCCGCGGCGTCAATGTGTTCCCTTCGGAAATTGAGCACTACCATCTGCAGGTCGAGGACCTTTCCCCTCATTATCAGGTGTATGTGCGAAAGGAAGGAGCCTTGGATGCGGTAGAGCTCAGGGTCGAAATCAGCGATTCATTTTCTGAAGAGATTTCACATGACTTGTCACATGAGAAGGCAGCCCTGCTTTCCTCCAAAGTTAAGGGGATGATGAAAGAACGCTGCTACGTCTCCATGGACGTCACGCTTGTAGGGAAGAACGGAATCCCGCGCTCTGAAGGGAAAGCTGTCAGGGTAGTGGATTTGAGGGACGAGGGTTTGATAAGCCACTAAAGGAGCAGCAGATGCTGCAAGAAGGAGGCGGAAAACATGATCAGTCAAGAGAGGACAGACGGGGAGCTTATGGCAGATTTCATGGCTAAGATTGAATCTGACAGGAAGGTCGAAGCAGATGATTGGATGCCTGATGACTATCGGAACGCACTGATCAAGCTGATTTCCATGCACGGGATCAGTGAAATCATGGGGGCCCTGCCGGAAAAGGAGTGGGTCCCGAAAGCACCTACCCTGCGCAGGAAGCTAGGCATCATGGCGAAGGTACAGGATGAGATGGGACACGGCCAGCTCCTTCTGCGTGTAGCCGAGGACTTGATGAAACCGTACGGGAAAACAAGGGAGGGCATCATGCGCGATCTCTTCTCCGGCGACCTGAAATTCCATAATGTCTTTCACATGGAAGCACCGACATGGGGGGATGCTGGGCTGATCGGATGGCTGGTGGACGGGGCCGCAATCATTACCCAGACCAATATGTTGAATGCCTCCTATGGGCCGTACGCAAGGGCGCTCAAGCGGATTTGTGCAGAGGAAGTTTTCCATGCGCAGCACGGCGAGGCCATTATCATGGCCCTTGCAGAGGGTACACCGAATCAGCGTGCGATGGTACAGGATGCCGTCGACCGCTGGTGGGATTCACTGCTCATGTTCTTCGGTCCCGGAGATGTCAAAACGACGGGGTCGTCCAAGCAGGACATCACGATTAAATACAAGATCAGGACGAAGACGAATGAGCAGCTCAGGCAGGATTTCTTCACCAAATATGTCCCGAGGATCCTGTCCCTCGGTCTTACTTTGCCGGACCCGTCCATGGCGTTCGATGAAGCGACGGGGGAATGGACATACAGGCAGCCTGACTGGCAGGAGTTCAAACAGATCATTAAAAACAACGGTCCAAAGTCAAAGGAACGCCTGCGCCTTAGGGAGTTATCCTATGAAAACAATGCCTGGGTCCGGGAAGCACTGAGCTGAAGGGAGTGAGAAGATGTCAGGGGATAAGCAGTTTTATCAGGAATTCGAAGTCTTCAGCAAGCGTGCGGATGGAGGGGTCATGCAGCATCAATTCAGCCTTCTCGCTCCGAACCACGAGCTTGCCATGATCATGGCACAAGAGAATTTCATGAGACGCGAACCGGTCGCAGATATCTGGGTGGTCAAACGCTCCGATGTACGCATGATGACCCCCGATGAAAGGGGAACGTTGCAGCGGCTCGATAATAAAGATTACCGCAATGCGAAAGGCTACGGTTACCTGAAGAAAAAGTGGCGCCAATACGAGCAGGAGATGCTCGATGAAAAAGAAATCATGTCCTGGGGAGAGTTGGTGAAGAAGAAATGAAGCAGTACGAGTTGAATACGATCCCCGATGAAGGGTATAGGCAGGCCCTTGCCGCCCTCCTTTACCAACTGGCAGATGATGATTTCATCCTTGCCTACAGAGGGTCCGAATGGCTGGGGCTGGCTCCGCACATTGAGGAGGATGTGGCTTTCTCCTCGATCAATCAGGATACGATGGGGCATGCTTCCATGATCTACGAGCTGTTGGCAAGCCTCGGTGAAGGAACCGAAGACGAGCTTGCCCATGGGCGTACCCCGGAGGAGCGAAGAAATGCCATCATCCTGGAGGAAGTCAATGGACCGGGTGATTACCTGATCGAACCCCGCTACGACTGGGCCTTTGCCGTCGTGAGACATTATTTCTACACGGTGGCGAAGAAGGTTCGCATGGAGTCTCTCAAGCAGTCAAGTTATGGTCCGC from Rossellomorea marisflavi includes the following:
- a CDS encoding MEDS domain-containing protein, which gives rise to MKQIEVQEVSDLRSLTKGHVAYFFTNQEQYVSNVVDYVIAGLRQNECTIIVESDRMAPMIVLKLAQKLTAPELDQVRFLNNYEFYYAHGDFRINSIPDLLPTLFKGEFDPEMRYRTWAHIEWRDESEVSKLLHSEEQADVIVAEENLLSVCAYDSRRVSRDFRDRLLASHSIHLHDRA
- a CDS encoding MarR family winged helix-turn-helix transcriptional regulator gives rise to the protein MKQNDVPPGYIERLFKAFYITNRQIQQDMAQSFKELHLTGPQFYILYLLCQEGGAKPTELADKLEVKPSAITVMVDRLIKGGLVRRERDEDDRRIVKLDSTEEGRAIFEKAKVIRKGIFTRYLSYLEEADIEQLVMTYEKLAAIIEHTKGENERVRTTNRYQ
- the rbsD gene encoding D-ribose pyranase, with the translated sequence MKRNGILNSEIAKVLADLGHTDTIVIADAGLPIPPHVKKIDLALKGGVPSFLDVVDILMDEMVVERLTAASELEQNPQVHQGLQKRFEQIEYTSHEELKHQLQSARAVIRTGEITPYANCILHAGVTF
- a CDS encoding MDR family MFS transporter, with the translated sequence MNVSEQQTGINRRLVLTGLIIGMFFSALEQTVVGTAMPTIIAELNGFSIFAWVTTAYLITSTVVTPIVGKLSDLYGRRLLYLIGVIIFIIGSGLCATASTMEQLVFYRGLQGIGGGMIMPLSQTIIGDIFSAEQRAKWQGVFGALFGLSSVIGPFIGGVIVDSISWHWIFLINVPFGFLSAILLYIGLKNENLGRKIEKVSIDYLGIITLVPGLVMLLLVLNFGGDKFAWTSGTSILLFGGALLFLVVFGLVEKKAKEPILDLSLFKNRVFATTNALGFLLGLGMFGAIMFVPMFMQGILGVTPTQAGSTMTPMMIALIVASIIGGRLLLKLKFRTVLTTGMLITVLGFLLMSTMGPESKEFTAYLYMVVMGFGMGLVMPTLMIAIQNEFPKSRLGAVTSASTFFRSIGGTIGITVLNAVMNQSLQGNMKDVAASESNTAVAQVLKALSDKTDSLFGVLVTPDVLQLPQEIGKAVISAVEMAWSDAFTTVFLTGLIFISVGVFVALSVGSGRIKRDHEIENEQKEASMDPAYTE
- a CDS encoding sugar ABC transporter ATP-binding protein codes for the protein MEIRMDHIHKAFGQNKVLEGVDIHIRGGEVHALMGENGAGKSTLMNILTGLHKKDQGTITIDGVEKTFDNPKQAEEFGIAFIHQELNIWPEMTVLDNLFINKEPITSFGLIQTQKMKAVAKKQFDRLAISIPLHKEAGKCSVGEQQMIEIAKALMTDAKVIIMDEPTAALTDREIEKLFDVIRSLKESGVSIVYISHRMEEIFTICDTITVMRDGRTVDTTPIPETNFNDVVRKMVGRELTDRFPERNSNPGATILEVKGLTRKGVFENVSFQVREGEIVGVSGLMGAGRTEIMRTIFGLDGKYEGDILVAGKNVTVKNPNQAVELGLGFITEDRKEEGLILDFSIKDNIVLPSLFSFTKNGMIKDKQEEEFVELLIKRLTIKTESAMTSAKNLSGGNQQKVVIAKWIGIGPKVLILDEPTRGVDVGAKREIYQLMNELTDRGVAIIMVSSELPEVLGMSDRVIVIHEGRVSGEVTGKDATQEKIMTLATGGQINE
- a CDS encoding YitT family protein, with translation MKLFKTYLIIVIGAFLMALNIHFFLTPNNLALGGTSGAAIVLAEIINLPVGALMLALDASLFLLGLILIGPAFGIRSVIATLILNGFVWGMESFFPVHQPISPDVLVQVVIGTLLGAVGVAMIFYQEASAGGTGVLAQVLHRYINVELGTAVLLSDVLIVLASAFLFGLQTGLYAFFGLILKGLLVDKSIQFFNERKEVVIISEKSEDIRGFIIHELHKGATVHSARGGFSEDDKEVITTILERKDFSKLKTYIQATDKEAFITVHSMHEIWGRNFRSFA
- the rbsC gene encoding ribose ABC transporter permease RbsC encodes the protein MNNTLNRTNHVGSFMQKLGPFLGLLVLIVTVSIINPSFLEPLNLLNLLRQVAINALIAYGMTFVILTGGIDLSVGSILALSSALMAGMMVSGLDPILAVLIGCILGAIMGAVNGLLITKGKMAPFIATLATMTMFRGLTLVYTDGNPITGLGDNYAFQLFGRGYFLGIPVPAITMLLAFAILWVILHKTPFGRKTYAIGGNEKAALISGIKVSRVKIMIYSLAGLLAALAGAILTSRLNSAQPTAGTSYELDAIAAVVLGGTSLSGGRGLIVGTLIGALIIGTLNNGLNLLGVSSFFQMVVKGIVIIIAVLIDRKKAA
- the rbsB gene encoding ribose ABC transporter substrate-binding protein RbsB encodes the protein MKKLIVLMMSISLVFLAACSLQPPEWAKPSGKKDPKDLKIGLSVSTLNNPFFVSIKEGVQKEAKAQGMKVIVVDAQNDAAKQINDVEDLIQQGVDLLLINPTDSSAISTAVQSANSIGIPVVTLDRSADKGDVATLVSSDNEKGGEMAADYLIKELGEGTKVAELEGVPGASATRERGAGFHNLADDKLDVTAKQTANFDRTQGLNTMENILQGNPDIKAVFAHNDEMALGAQQAIQSSGRDVLVVGFDGNEDALKSIEEGNLSATVAQQPEEIGKLAVQAGADVLNGKKVDKMIPVPLKLVTKDKE
- the rbsK gene encoding ribokinase — its product is MKPPKIAVIGSSSMDLVVTADRRPGAGETILGEAFSTVPGGKGANQAVAAARLGADVHMIGRVGDDPYGQEIVANLKANGVITDYVEPVTDASSGTAHIVLAEGDNSIIVVKGANDHVTPSYVEKALSLLKECDLVMIQQEVPEETVIETARLCKEIGVPLLLNPAPAREIPDTVIEQAAYLTPNEHEAGLLFPGVPLSDVLRKYPNKLFITEGSAGVRYYDGAEEKLVSSFKVEAVDTTGAGDTFNAALGVGVAEGKPLEESLRFANRAASISVTGFGAQGGMPTREEVERGLAE